A stretch of Bubalus bubalis isolate 160015118507 breed Murrah chromosome 19, NDDB_SH_1, whole genome shotgun sequence DNA encodes these proteins:
- the GZMK gene encoding granzyme K, which yields MTKFSSFFLCFLLAGTYMTPECFNMEIIGGREVSPHSRPFMASLQYGGDHICGGVLIHPQWVLTAAHCHLRFAKSQSSKVVLGAHSLSKNEASKQRFEIKKFIRFPGFALAPKSNDIMLVKLHTAAILNKHVQLLHPRAKNDIKAGTKCQVVGWGATDPEGLSLSDTLREVTVTVISRKTCNSRDYYNHNPVVTRTMLCAGDARGQKDSCQGDSGGPLVCKGAFHALVSGGPKCGDAKKPGIYILLTRKFQAWIKRNLAPSHAD from the exons ATGactaagttttcttctttttttctatgtttcCTACTAGCCGGGACTTATATGACTCCAGAGT GTTTCAACATGGAGATTATTGGCGGGAGAGAAGTATCCCCTCACTCCAGGCCGTTTATGGCGTCCCTGCAGTATGGCGGCGACCACATCTGTGGGGGAGTGCTGATCCATCCTCAGTGGGTGCTCACAGCAGCCCACTGCCACTTGCG gTTTGCCAAAAGCCAGTCTTCCAAAGTGGTTTTAGGAGCACACTCTCTCTCAAAGAATGAGGCCTCCAAGCAAAGATTTGAGATTAAAAAATTCATACGATTCCCAGGATTTGCATTAGCCCCTAAATCAAATGATATTATGCTGGTTAAG CTTCACACGGCCGCAATACTCAACAAACATGTCCAACTGCTCCACCCAAGAGCTAAAAATGATATTAAAGCTGGAACAAAATGCCAGGTTGTTGGCTGGGGAGCCACTGACCCAGAAGGCTTAAGCCTTTCTGATACCCTGCGAGAAGTGACTGTCACTGTCATAAGTCGGAAAACGTGCAACAGCCGAGATTATTACAACCACAACCCTGTTGTAACTAGAACCATGCTatgtgcaggagatgccagaggccAGAAGGATTCCTGTCAG gGTGACTCAGGGGGCCCCTTGGTCTGCAAAGGTGCCTTTCATGCCTTAGTTTCTGGAGGTCCCAAATGTGGTGATGCCAAGAAACCTGGAATCTACATCCTATTAACCCGGAAATTCCAAGCTTGGATCAAAAGGAACTTGGCCCCATCTCATGCAGACTAA